One window of the Camelina sativa cultivar DH55 chromosome 1, Cs, whole genome shotgun sequence genome contains the following:
- the LOC104779919 gene encoding transcription factor LHW-like isoform X1 yields MVGSEHRHHHRHHHQNHQQQQQRSKEALGMVALHEALRTVCLNTDWTYSVFWSIRPRPRVRGGGNGCKVGDDNGSLMLMWEDGYCRGRGGTEGCYGDMEGEDPVRKSFSKMSIQLYNYGEGLMGKVASDKCHKWVFKEQTESESNASSYWQSSFDAIPSEWNDQFESGIQTIAVIQAGHGLLQLGSCKIIPEDLHFVLRMRHTFESLGYQSGFYLSQLFSSNRTTSSSNTSLMGSNHPILPPQTQPLQPSLPHYSWSGTSQRPMMAQTSLPNYQPHMPFPVMPHSNKEQDPDVKWPTGLSFFNALTNNVNAKLLFDSEGLGDKTDHQGHQNNSQEQSNSESQANPSEFLSLDSHHRNMSFLE; encoded by the exons ATGGTGGGCTCAGaacatcgtcatcatcatcgacatcatcatcaaaaccatcagcagcagcaacaaagGAGCAAAGAAGCTTTAGGGATGGTGGCTCTCCACGAAGCCCTAAGAACCGTTTGTCTCAACACCGACTGGACTTACTCTGTCTTCTGGTCGATCCGTCCCCGTCC gaGAGTTCGAGGCGGTGGCAACGGCTGCAAAGTTGGCGACGACAATGGAAGCTT GATGTTGATGTGGGAAGATGGATActgcagaggaagaggaggcaCAGAAG GCTGCTATGGAGACATGGAAGGGGAAGATCCTGTTCGTAAATCTTTCAGCAAGATGtcaattcagttatataattaTGGCGAAGG GTTAATGGGGAAGGTTGCTTCTGACAAATGCCATAAATGGGTTTTCAAGGAACAAACTGAATCTGAATCTAATGCCTCTAGTTACTGGCAAAGCTCATTTGATGCT ATTCCTTCAGAGTGGAATGATCAGTTCGAATCTGGGATTCAG ACCATAGCTGTCATTCAAGCTGGACATGGCCTTTTACAACTTGGTTCTTGCAAGATT ATACCTGAAGATCTGCACTTTGTTCTTCGGATGAGGCACACGTTTGAATCACTCGGCTACCAATCCGGCTTTTACCTCTCTCAGCTCTTCTCCTCAAACCGAACCACTTCGTCTTCAAACACATCGCTCATGGGTTCAAACCACCCTATACTTCCTCCACAAACTCAACCATTACAACCCTCTCTTCCTCACTACAGCTGGAGCGGTACAAGCCAACGACCGATGATGGCTCAAACCTCTTTGCCTAACTACCAGCCTCACATGCCTTTTCCAGTAATGCCACACTCGAACAAAGAACAAGACCCCGACGTGAAATGGCCCACGGGGCTATCTTTCTTTAATGCATTGACTAACAATGTCAACGCTAAGCTTCTGTTTGACTCAGAGGGGTTAGGTGACAAAACAGACCACCAGGGCCACCAAAACAATAGCCAGGAACAGAGCAATTCTGAGAGTCAAGCGAATCCGAGCGAGTTCTTGAGCCTTGATAGTCACCATCGAAACATGAGTTTCTTGGAGTGA
- the LOC104779919 gene encoding transcription factor LHW-like isoform X2 — protein MVGSEHRHHHRHHHQNHQQQQQRSKEALGMVALHEALRTVCLNTDWTYSVFWSIRPRPRVRGGGNGCKVGDDNGSLMLMWEDGYCRGRGGTEGCYGDMEGEDPVRKSFSKMSIQLYNYGEGLMGKVASDKCHKWVFKEQTESESNASSYWQSSFDAIPSEWNDQFESGIQTIAVIQAGHGLLQLGSCKIIPEDLHFVLRMRHTFESLGYQSGFYLSQLFSSNRTTSSSNTSLMGSNHPILPPQTQPLQPSLPHYSWSGTSQRPMMAQTSLPNYQPHMPFPVMPHSNKEQDPDVKWPTGLSFFNALTNNVNAKLLFDSEGLGDKTDHQGHQNNSQEQSNSESQANPSEFLSLDSHHRNMSFLE, from the exons ATGGTGGGCTCAGaacatcgtcatcatcatcgacatcatcatcaaaaccatcagcagcagcaacaaagGAGCAAAGAAGCTTTAGGGATGGTGGCTCTCCACGAAGCCCTAAGAACCGTTTGTCTCAACACCGACTGGACTTACTCTGTCTTCTGGTCGATCCGTCCCCGTCC gaGAGTTCGAGGCGGTGGCAACGGCTGCAAAGTTGGCGACGACAATGGAAGCTT GATGTTGATGTGGGAAGATGGATActgcagaggaagaggaggcaCAGAAGGCTGCTATGGAGACATGGAAGGGGAAGATCCTGTTCGTAAATCTTTCAGCAAGATGtcaattcagttatataattaTGGCGAAGG GTTAATGGGGAAGGTTGCTTCTGACAAATGCCATAAATGGGTTTTCAAGGAACAAACTGAATCTGAATCTAATGCGTCTAGTTACTGGCAAAGCTCATTTGATGCT ATTCCTTCAGAGTGGAATGATCAGTTCGAATCTGGGATTCAG ACCATAGCTGTCATTCAAGCTGGACATGGCCTTTTACAACTTGGTTCTTGCAAGATT ATACCTGAAGATCTGCACTTTGTTCTTCGGATGAGGCACACGTTTGAATCACTCGGCTACCAATCCGGCTTTTACCTCTCTCAGCTCTTCTCCTCAAACCGAACCACTTCGTCTTCAAACACATCGCTCATGGGTTCAAACCACCCTATACTTCCTCCACAAACTCAACCATTACAACCCTCTCTTCCTCACTACAGCTGGAGCGGTACAAGCCAACGACCGATGATGGCTCAAACCTCTTTGCCTAACTACCAGCCTCACATGCCTTTTCCAGTAATGCCACACTCGAACAAAGAACAAGACCCCGACGTGAAATGGCCCACGGGGCTATCTTTCTTTAATGCATTGACTAACAATGTCAACGCTAAGCTTCTGTTTGACTCAGAGGGGTTAGGTGACAAAACAGACCACCAGGGCCACCAAAACAATAGCCAGGAACAGAGCAATTCTGAGAGTCAAGCGAATCCGAGCGAGTTCTTGAGCCTTGATAGTCACCATCGAAACATGAGTTTCTTGGAGTGA
- the LOC104779941 gene encoding uncharacterized protein LOC104779941 has product MVNHRQTTDTDESPPEFEFGSLTPSSPSQDSFNENSPADHLFFNGRLLPHAFPAASSMYTKQSISSRSNSTNSRSSFGSNSSSASHSPRTSSCNVGCNNNSPITHIHNKPLDIKPPNSKCCKTVNSTRRKATEIVTASLYRSYSSQRWQYITPVPVKMSGGIRVGGRKKKVARVRKKTEERRGSRVMKLWRRILMAAIFACRECHALEEA; this is encoded by the coding sequence ATGGTGAATCATCGGCAAACCACAGACACTGACGAGTCGCCGCCGGAGTTTGAGTTCGGATCGTTGACTCCATCTTCTCCGTCGCAAGACTCGTTCAATGAGAATTCTCCCGCTGATCACCTCTTCTTCAACGGCCGTCTCTTGCCACACGCTTTCCCTGCGGCCAGCAGTATGTATACAAAGCAGTCAATCTCATCCCGGAGCAATAGTACGAACAGCAGGAGCAGTTTTGGTAGTAATAGCAGCTCAGCTTCTCACTCTCCACGAACGAGCAGTTGCAACGTCGGTTGCAACAACAACAGTCCCATTACTCACATTCACAACAAGCCGTTGGATATAAAACCTCCGAATAGTAAATGTTGCAAAACAGTAAATTCGACGAGGAGGAAAGCGACGGAGATTGTGACTGCGTCTCTGTACAGGTCGTATTCATCGCAGCGGTGGCAATATATAACTCCCGTGCCGGTGAAAATGAGTGGAGGGATAAGGGTCGGTGggcggaagaagaaggtggCGAGGGTGAGGAAGAAGACGGAGGAGAGAAGGGGGAGTAGGGTGATGAAGCTGTGGAGAAGAATTTTAATGGCGGCTATTTTTGCTTGTAGAGAGTGTCATGCATTGGAAGAAGCTTGA
- the LOC104779958 gene encoding probable protein phosphatase 2C 39, whose amino-acid sequence MTGKDILHKMKESVKEKVGLGASASSADSGKGKSKMSKQITHGFHLVKGKAFHEMEDYVVAKFKEVDDNELGLFAIFDGHLSHEIPDYLCSHLFLVLIGKPNFWKEPEVAIKKAYYITDTTILDKAADLGKGGSTAVTAILINCQKLVVANVGDSRAVICKDGVAKPLSVDHEPNLEKEEIENRGGFVSNFPGDVPRVDGQLAVARAFGDKSLKMHLSSEPYVTVEIISDDAEFLILASDGLWKVMSNQEAVDTIKGIKDAKSAAKHLAEEAVARKSSDDISVVVVKFQ is encoded by the exons ATGACCGGTAAAGATATTCTCCACAAGATGAAGGAATCCGTAAAG GAGAAAGTTGGGTTAGGTGCATCTGCTTCATCTGCAGATTCAGGGAAAGGTAAGAGCAAGATGTCAAAGCAGATCACACATGGTTTTCATTTGGTGAAAGGGAAAGCATTTCACGAGATGGAGGATTATGTTGTTGCCAAATTCAAGGAAGTTGATGATAATGAGCTTGGTTTGTTTGCTATCTTCGATGGCCATCTTAGCCACGAGATTCCTGACTACTTGTGCTCCCA tctttttttggttttgattgggAAGCCTAATTTCTGGAAAGAGCCTGAGGTAGCTATAAAGAAAGCTTATTATATCACAGATACGACGATTCTAGACAAGGCAGCGGATTTGGGGAAAGGTGGTTCTACTGCTGTGACTGCGATATTGATCAATTGCCAGAAGCTTGTGGTTGCTAATGTTGGAGACTCACGAGCTGTTATTTGCAAAGATGGTGTTGCAAAGCCACTCTCTGTTGATCACGAGCCCAATTTGGAGAAGGAAGAAATTGAGAACAGAGGCGGATTCGTTTCTAACTTTCCTG GGGATGTTCCTCGAGTTGATGGTCAACTAGCTGTGGCAAGGGCATTTGGTGACAAGAGTTTAAAGATGCATTTGAGTTCGGAACCATATGTTACGGTGGAGATAATTAGCGACGATGCAGAGTTTCTTATCCTAGCAAGTGATGGACTATGGAAG GTCATGTCAAACCAAGAAGCCGTTGACACGATTAAGGGGATAAAAGATGCCAAGTCTGCAGCTAAGCACCTCGCAGAAGAGGCTGTTGCAAGGAAAAGCTCAGATGATATCTCAGTCGTTGTCGTGAAATTTCAGTGA
- the LOC104779950 gene encoding squamosa promoter-binding-like protein 5, which translates to MEGQRTQRRGYLKDKVTVSKLDEEETENGMDGEEEDGGDEDKRKRVMERVRGPSTDRVPSRLCQVDRCTANLTDAKQYYRRHRVCEVHAKASAATVTGVRQRFCQQCSRFHELPEFDEAKRSCRRRLAGHNERRRKISCDIYGEGSGRRGFSSQLIQTQERNRVEMKLPMTNSSFKRPQIR; encoded by the exons ATGGAGGGGCAGAGAACACAACGACGGGGTTACTTGAAAGACAAGGTTACAGTCTCCAagcttgatgaagaagaaacggaGAATGGTATggatggagaagaggaagatgggGGAGATGAAGACAAAAGGAAGCGAGTGATGGAGAGAGTTAGAGGTCCTAGCACCGACCGTGTTCCATCTCGACTGTGCCAGGTCGATAGGTGCACTGCTAATTTGACTGATGCCAAGCAGTATTACCGCAGACACAGAGTTTGTGAAGTTCATGCAAAGGCATCTGCTGCAACTGTTACAGGCGTCAGGCAACGTTTCTGTCAACAATGCAGCAG GTTTCATGAGCTACCAGAGTTTGATGAAGCTAAAAGAAGTTGTAGGAGGCGCTTGGCTGGACACAatgagaggaggaggaagatttCTTGTGACATTTATGGAGAAGGGTCAGGCCGGAGAGGGTTTAGTAGTCAATTGATCCAGACTCAAGAAAGAAACAGGGTAGAGATGAAACTTCCTATGACCAACTCGTCATTCAAGCGACCCCAGATCAGATAA
- the LOC104779966 gene encoding uncharacterized protein LOC104779966, with protein sequence MATRFLAKRLTAVKVSSTPGGHFSGCVIRQATTGINCFSTGFKQTAGSTHYGQGSNNANDDKSTASYVSDKAKEGVKKATDAAINAGDNMKDTMEGAWKAAKETGQNISDAVAGDDDDDHGRIQEDKVAVELKDVQQPVDTTEYRGVEDLHQQTGGEVNSP encoded by the exons ATGGCGACTAGGTTTTTGGCGAAAAGACTCACGGCGGTGAAGGTTTCAAGTACTCCGGGGGGACATTTCTCCGGTTGTGTTATCCGACAAGCTACAACCGGAATCAACTGCTTCTCAACCGGATTTAAGCAAACGGCG GGCTCTACTCACTATGGTCAAGGCTCGAACAATGCAAACGACGATAAGTCCACGGCGAGTTACGTATCGGACAAGGCAAAGGAAGGAGTGAAGAAAGCAACCGACGCAGCAATCAATGCCGGAGATAACATGAAGGATACGATGGAAGGTGCGTGGAAAGCAGCCAAGGAAACTGGTCAAAACATTAGCGATGCGGTCGCgggcgatgatgatgatgatcacgGCAGGATTCAAGAGGATAAGGTGGCGGTGGAGTTGAAGGATGTGCAACAGCCTGTGGATACGACGGAGTATAGAGGTGTGGAGGATCTACATCAGCAGACTGGCGGCGAAGTTAACTCACCCTAA
- the LOC104779976 gene encoding uncharacterized protein LOC104779976: protein MKCVGVVGAGQMGSGIAQLAATNGLEVWLMDADRDALSRATAAISTSVKRFVFKGLISKEVGDDALRRLRVTSNIQDLSSADIIVEAIVESEDIKRKLFKDLDGLAKSSAILASNTSSISITRLASATKRPSQVIGMHFMNPPPVMKLVEIIRGAETSEETFIATKALAERFGKTTVCSQDYAGFVVNRILMPMINEAFHTLYTGVATKEDIDSGMKHGTNHPMGPLELADLIGLDVCLSVLKVLHQRLGDAKYTPCPLLVQYVDAGRLGRKRGVGVYDYRNKATQNLSPRL from the exons ATGAAGTGTGTCGGAGTAGTGGGTGCTGGACAGATGGGTTCAGGAATTGCGCAACTCGCCGCCACGAACGGTCTCGAAGTCTGGCTAATGGACGCTGATCGTGATGCGCTCTCTCGAGCCACCGCAGCTATCTCCACCTCCGTCAAACGTTTCGTCTTCAAAGGTCTAATCTCCAAG GAAGTTGGTGATGATGCTCTGCGTCGTCTACGTGTAACATCCAACATTCAAGATTTGTCTTCTGCTGATATCATCGTTGAAGCCATTGTGGAATCTGAAGACATAAAGAGGAAGTTGTTCAAGGATCTAGATGGTTTAGCAAAGAGTTCTGCGATTTTAGCTTCTAATACAAGTTCTATCTCCATTACTCGTCTTGCCTCCGCAACAAAAAGACCTAGCCAG GTCATTGGAATGCACTTTATGAACCCGCCTCCAGTAATGAAACTGGTTGAGATCATTCGCGGTGCGGAGACCTCAGAAGAGACGTTTATTGCTACAAAAGCCCTCGCTGAAAG GTTTGGCAAGACAACAGTTTGCTCACAAGACTACGCGGGATTCGTCGTGAACAGGATCCTCATGCCGATGATCAATGAAGCCTTCCACACACTTTACACAGGGGTGGCTACAAAGGAAGACATTGACAGCGGAATGAAACACGGCACAAACCACCCGATGGGTCCCTTGGAGTTAGCTGACTTAATCGGTCTAGACGTGTGCTTGTCTGTATTGAAAGTTCTGCATCAGAGACTTGGAGACGCAAAGTACACACCTTGTCCTCTTCTTGTTCAATACGTTGACGCTGGAAGGTTAGGAAGAAAACGAGGAGTCGGAGTTTATGATTACCGTAATAAAGCTACACAAAATCTATCTCCTCGGCTCTGA
- the LOC104779981 gene encoding VQ motif-containing protein 19-like gives MEISTNPLSSSSSSASSSIINGSLHHHIVTRSDHYPTTFVQADTSSFKQVVQMLTGTSSPRSPDSQRPPTTPSGKGNFVIPPFKTVQPKKHSGANKLYERRSHGGFNNHNLIKNSLMINTLMIGGGSGSPRFSPRNQDILSPSCLDFPKLALNSPVTPLKQGNSGNDGDPFDRMSPLSEEERAIADKGYYLHQSPISTPRESEPQLLPLFPVTSPRVSPEK, from the coding sequence ATGGAGATTTCAACAAACCCactatcttcttcctcatcatcagcTTCATCTTCCATTATCAATGGATCTTTACATCATCACATCGTAACTAGATCTGATCATTACCCAACAACTTTTGTTCAAGCAGACACATCTTCTTTCAAACAAGTCGTACAGATGCTCACGGGAACCTCTTCCCCGAGATCTCCAGACTCACAACGTCCTCCGACGACTCCTTCCGGCAAGGGTAACTTCGTGATTCCACCGTTCAAAACCGTACAGCCGAAGAAACATTCTGGTGCTAACAAACTTTACGAGAGGAGATCGCACGGCGGATTTAACAACCACAACCTCATCAAGAACAGTCTCATGATTAACACACTCATGATCGGTGGTGGCTCCGGGAGTCCAAGATTCTCGCCGAGGAATCAGGATATTTTGTCGCCTAGCTGTCTTGATTTCCCCAAGCTTGCACTTAACAGTCCCGTGACGCCGTTAAAGCAGGGGAACAGCGGAAACGACGGCGACCCTTTTGACAGGATGTCGCCATTATCTGAGGAAGAGAGAGCGATCGCTGACAAGGGTTATTACCTACACCAATCTCCGATTTCAACTCCGAGAGAATCAGAGCCGCAGCTTCTGCCACTGTTTCCGGTGACTTCTCCGAGAGTATCGCCGGAGAAGTAG
- the LOC104779986 gene encoding protein GRIM REAPER-like — MVIKIPCTFIKLIIPLISLILYFLATATVSNPYSVLAEEATNVEDQEFYILDESPTILSNVTISSKARLLVSHCKKIRKGMRCHVAGYNVCNGVKADKGTSLLYCCKKHCRNILGDMNNCGRCGHKCRFGQRCCGGICTNVGFNPKHCGKCNKKCKSGVKCEYGYCGYA, encoded by the coding sequence ATGGTCATTAAGATCCCTTGTACTTTCATTAAACTGATCATTCCCCTCATCTCCTTAATCCTCTATTTCCTCGCAACGGCAACGGTGTCTAATCCTTATTCCGTTTTAGCCGAAGAAGCTACCAATGTAGAAGACCAAGAGTTCTACATTCTTGATGAAAGTCCTACAATACTTTCGAATGTAACAATATCATCCAAAGCCCGACTACTAGTTAGCCACTGCAAGAAGATCAGAAAAGGGATGAGATGTCATGTGGCAGGTTATAACGTTTGCAACGGCGTAAAGGCTGACAAGGGGACGAGTTTGTTGTATTGTTGCAAGAAGCATTGTCGAAATATCTTAGGTGATATGAATAATTGTGGACGGTGCGGTCACAAATGTAGATTTGGACAAAGATGTTGCGGAGGCATATGCACCAATGTTGGCTTTAACCCTAAGCATTGTGGTAAATGCAACAAAAAGTGTAAATCCGGGGTGAAATGTGAGTACGGATATTGTGGCTACgcttga